The following nucleotide sequence is from Nymphaea colorata isolate Beijing-Zhang1983 unplaced genomic scaffold, ASM883128v2 scaffold0470, whole genome shotgun sequence.
ctattttcttctaattaattatattaattattgttcccaattcacattcatcaccagttcttatttatttttttttttaacacaaaccaaaataaggatacgaaaagaatattcttttttattaatctcgcTCTTCCTCGACTATTTAAAATTTGACCCAAGGAGTTACAATTGAATTGGTCAAATGATataattaagcaaattattgctTAATACTAGGGGTGAAGTAATTATTAGCTTTTGATATGGATCATGAGATCCGCAAATAACTCAACCCAACAAGATCTTTTATCCAAAATCATtaactaatttaaatttaatttgaaactgATTGATTGGCTTCCACCAGAACTTGTGGGAAATTCTATGATACTTGTAACCTCCCATATGGGTGAAGTAAGAAGGTGAAGTAAGAGGTTACTTAAATTGCCTTAATCAAGTTCAAGTAATGTTCAAGTAATGGATCATTGAACAAAAGTATTATTCGAATCGTGGGGGCGCTATGCTTTAATGGGATCAATTGGTAgagaaaatcttattgttttatCTCATGTAGGTAATTAATTTCTGGTTATTGTTATTAAATGTATTACGACGGTAGGTATATGTAGGTTATATATATGGTCTATTTGAAATAGACTGAGATAGGAATTgtaaccttttattttatttatttttctttttatattatttatctgcgggggtcgatttcatcggtagttgataccatcgatcctaatgaatggagatatgaaacaattagtacaattttctttcttctgagattttcattgtatgcaataataatgataatgaatacttcaaaaagagaaaaaagataactatttttttctatgagagTTATACCTAGCGAATcgaatctcctttctttttattctccaaCTTGAGTTTGAGTCCCTAGCAATAATTTAGTTTAGTCCCTATTATATGCTATATGCGCATATTTGTATGTTATGAAGAAAATCTATAAACTAAATAATAGATATATGAATAGAAAGAATTAATGATCTATTTTGAACAATACATGtctttcacattcaacttagaaaagttcatttttgcaTGGCGGTTCCAAAAAAACGTACTTCTAtatcaaaaaagcatattcgtagaaatttttggaagagaaagggatATTGGGCAGCggtaaaagctttttctttagctAAATCCATTTCTACCGGTTattcaaaaggtttttttgtacgacaaaaaaaatgaaataaaaaaagcaaagaataaataataatgtgatAAGAAACCCTTCAAATGATCTAAATCAACATCAATCAATGATTGGATAAATTAATGATTCTGTATCATATATTGGGCCCTCAAAATGGCACTATTTGTGTTTTAAAGGGCGTTATTAGACGCAAGATACAAGGTTCAATATAGTGAATAGAgtgcatttttatatgatttgcgAGATGGGGATTGCCATTTTCCCCATCGATTCACTATTTTCCCCATCGATTCACTATTACTAAGCTTTAAGGTAAGCTAGTAACAATTATGGAACCTTCAAATATTGACTTGAATGGCTATTCttcgattgattcaataatcATCTATTGCAATTGCATTGAACCTCTCAATATCGACGATTGAATATGCATGAGTTAGTATTACTTCGAACAAGCCGCCATGGTGAAATCGGTAGACACGCTGTTCTTAGGAAGCAGTGCTAGAGCATCTCGGTTCGAGTCCGAGTGGCGGCattctctaaaacaaaaaaggacacAACGGATCCTTTAATTCGATACCATATTTACATTCGGTAATTAAGGAAGggttccctttttttataactataaaaacaaaaaatgattgtttatgatatttgcaactttagaacatatattaactcacaTATCTTTTTCGATCATTTCAATTGTGATTCCTACTCATCTGATGACCTTGGTCTATGAAATTGTAGGACTATGTGATTCGTCAGAAAAAGGCATGATAGCTACTTTTTTCTGTATAACAGGATTATTAGTTACTCGTTGGATTTATTCGGGACATGTACCATTAAGTGATCTatatgaatcattaatgttCCTTTCATGGAGTTTCTCCCTTATTCATATAGTTCCATATTTTAGAAACTATAAgaattttttcagtaaaataacCGCCCCAAGCGCTATTTTAACCCAAGGCTTTGCCACTTCGGGTCTTTTAACTAAAATGCATCAATCCGCAATATTAGTGCCTGCTCTCCAATCCCGTTGGTTAATGATGCACGTAAGTATGATGTTGTTGAGCTATGCAGCTCTTTTATGTGGATCATTATTATCCATAACTCTCCTGGTCATTACGTTTAGAAGAAAGATAGATATTTTCGGTAAAACCAATCATTTAttaattagttcattttcttttgatgagaCCCAATACGTGAATTTTTCGTTTAGAAATTATCACAGGTATCAATTGACTCAGCGATTGGATTCTTGGAGTTATCGTGTCATTGGCTTGGGTTTTACCCTTTTAACTATAGGTATTCTTTCAGGAGCAGTATGGGCTAATGAGGCATGGGGATCTTATTGGAATTGGGACCCCAAAGAAACCTGGGCATTTATTACTTGGACCGTATTCGCGATTTATTTACATActagaacaaataaaagtttgcAAGGTGCAAATTCAGCAATTGTGGCTTCTATGGGATTTCTTATAATTTGGATCTGCTATTTTGGGGTCAATCTATTAGGAAGAGGGCTACATAGTTATGGTTCATTCACATTAAACatctaattgaagaaaaaaactgcagaatACATAGAAAGATTGTACACATACCCTTTCATTCTCATATACCCCTCTCATATACCATAATATTATTAAccataatattattatctcatttatacattatatgtataaggtgaaagatatatatgtaatcagaaatatctgtagttaaataataaaaactacagatatttctgattacaatttccttcatttaattgcatttttgacttgatagaaggaaaaatcttcttttccttttgattggtcTAGCCAACGATTGATTTGTTTGTAAACAGCAGTGCAGGATTATTGGATTGGATCTTCTGTGCTGcccataaccataaaaaaatccatccatgaaagctacCCATGAAAGTAATTAGATAGAATAGTTTCTACCTTGTCAACTGATAGTGAAAGAACGAAATCTGGATAAATACCAATACCTATTATAGGTAAAAGGATACacatcaaaataaagatttctcGTGGTCCAGAATCCACAAAGTGAGACTTGGGAACATTGAATAACCTGTATCCATAGAACATCTGGCGTGACATAGATAATGAATAAATAGGAGTTAATATCATTCCAATTGCCATTACAAAAGTAATTAGTATTTTTGACATTACAAGGTATTTTGGGCTAGTAATTATtcccaaaaatatcacaaattctGCAACAAAACCACTCATTCCTGGTAATGCGAGAGAAGCCATTGAGAAGCTACTGAACATCGTAAAGATTCTTGGCATTAGTATAGCTATTCCCCCCATTTCGTTAAGATAACGAAGACGTATTCTATCATAACTTGTTCCTGCCAGGAAAAAAAGTGCAGCACCAATAAATCCATGAGAGATGATTTGTAAAATAGCTCCATTGAGTCCCGCATCGGTTATAGAACTAATTCCTATTATTATGAAACCCATATGAGATACGGAAGAATAGgctattctcttttttaaattgcGTTGACCAAGAGAAGTTAAAGCTGCATAGATTATTTGAATAGTCCCTACTATCATCAACCAAGGAGAAAATATGGAATGGGCGTGGGGTAATAATTCCATATTGACCCGAACCAACCCGTATGCTCCCATTTTTAATAAGATTCCAGCTAGAAGCATACATGTACTGTAATGCGCCTCTCCATGGGTATCTGGCAACCATGTATGTAAAGGTATGATCGGTGATTTGACAGCATAAGCAATAAGGAaacccaaataaaatattatttccaaTGCCACGGGATACGATTGATTAgctaatgtttcaaaatttaatgttgGTTCATTGGAACCATATAAACCCATACCTAGAACTcccattaagagaaaaatggaacctCCTGCAGTGTACAAAATGAACTTTGTAGCTGAGTACAGACGTTTCTTTCCTCCCCACATGGATAAAAGTAGGTAAACAGGAATTAATTCTAATTCccacatgatgaaaaaaagtaagagGTCTCGAGAAGAAAATGATCCTATTTGACCACTGTACATTGCTAACATCAGGAAATGGAACAATCGCGAATTTCGGGTAACTGGCCAAGCCGCTGAAGTAGCTAAAGTAGTGATAAATCCTGTCAATAAAATGGGTCCTATAGAAAGTCCGTCGATTCCGAGTCTCCAgtgaaaatcaaaaatatttatccaGTTAAAGTCTTCTTCCAATTGGATTAATGGATCGTCCAATTTAAAATGATAACAGAATACGTAGGTCGTTAGAAGGAGTTCAAATAAGCAGATACAGATAGTATACCATCGAACTACCTTATTTCCTCTATGAGGGAAAAGAGCAATTAAGGAACCCGCGGATATGGGCAAAACAACAATGATTGTTAACCAATAAAAATCACTCATAGTAAAGACAAAATACACTTTGATTTGACCAGAAAAACCCGCGctcggatttttttatttatcgagTACGGGTTTTTGTCGgtaaagaggaatcaaatggaTTCAAGGGGAGTTTTTTGTAACGTATTAATAAGCTAGACCCATGCTACGGGTTGTCTCATGCCATAAATAAACCCGTATACTTAAGAAATCCGTTGGACAAGCAGATTCACATCTCTTACAACCTACACAGTCCTCCGTTCTTGGTGCGGAAGCAATTTGCTTAGCTTTACATCCGTCCCAGGGTATCATTTCCAGGACATCTGTAGGACACGCTCGTACGCATTGGGTACACCCTATACATGTATCATAAATCTTTACTGAGTGTGACATtagatctattaattttttttggaacgtcATAAATTTTCGGTCTGGTAGCTTTAgtaaatgattaaatattttggCACCAGACGAATCGGTGATTAGACCATAAAGTTTTGTTAGAAATCTATTTCTGATCTGTTCATGAGATAGGCCCAAGATACTTTGATCTCttatctttcatcaaacatggtcatATCAGTCAATACACGTTTTGCTaatctataaatgaattatagttatatataataaagaaagaaaacgtaTAAAATTTATTGTACTCTTATTCCTAATCCATGCTTATGATCCATTGATCCATAACGTGAGTCGAGTGTCTATTTACTTCTACAGAGTGACATAACGtatatgtctttatatattttatttgagtaaAGGTTCCGACTACcgactatttttatttattcaataaatttgattgattgatacgAGTTGATTTTCTGTTACGATAGATCGAAGAAACAATAGCTGGTCCAATAGCTGCTTCGGCGGCTGCAATAGCGATAACAAAGATCGAGAAAACGTCTCCCTTTAATTGGCGACtatcaaataaatcagaaaatgttaTGAGATTCATATTAACAGCATTCAGTATAAGTTCAAGACACATAAGTGCTCTAACCATGTTTCGACTTGTGATCAATCCATAGATaccaatagaaaataaataggcACTCAAAACAAGTACATGCTCGAGCATCATTGACCAACTCCTCGTCAATCTCGATTCATTTCAATATAAACAACAATTCAACTGATTCGATTAATTAAATGAGAAGATTCTACTGAATCTAATTCAATTATCaatccatataatatatataagaaatacagTACCAAAAAAGACACTGAAATGGGTCGTCGAACtaacaaaaactttgaaatatgtctcatgaacaatattcCAATTTAGGGTGGACAGATAGATGCGATAACAATTACACGGaggttgctttattttatttggttggtttgttaTTTCCAATTCTAAGTATCTATTCCCGGCGAGCCATAGCAATTGCGCCCACTAAGGAAACTAAAAGGATTATAGAAATCAGttcaaatggaagataaaaatCTGTTGATAAATGAATCCCAATCTGTTGAACATTACTTGTCAGGTCCTGTTCTATGATCTGGTTTGATCTTGTAGTCCAAATAATCCCGTACCATGACGTGTTTGGGATAGTAgcaattagtgaaaaaaaaatacttgtacaAACTAGCGAAGTGAATCCATCTCCGACagtccaaaaatgaaaagaattgtaatattctgaaccattcataaacatcacagCAAATAAGATTAAGACATTTATGGCTCCCACGTAAATAAGTAGCTGCGCAGCAGCTACAAAATAAGAGTTCGatggaatataaaataaagatataCAAACAAGAACCAATCCCAAGGAAAAGGCAGAATAAATTGGATTGGTAAGTAATACCACTCCTAGACCTCCTACTATAAGACCTGATCCCAGAGATACtaaaagaatatcatgtattGGCGCAGgtaaatccattatgtgttaaATAAGCGATAAATAAGTCAAAATATCTCATGATCTTACTGGTCGGGAAAAAGTGGGTTACCCTTTTTTATATCTAATAGTTCTTACCCCAGCGTGGTGTGGGTTTATGTAGATTGAGTTAATCAATTGAACGGGCCAATCTTGCTTTTGTCTTTAGTCGAAACAGAGTtcgtaatttcatatttttaattaaacaaataagggCTATGGCTATAatggctatatatatttatatattcaaaaagtAGTTATAATCCTCACAAATCTAGTTATTCTTTGTCTGACATGAAAGAAACTTACCTACTTTTGATCAAAACTtagtcttatttttaatttaattggtaaTCGTTCTTGAATCAAGGGGTTTCtccatagatatttttattggaGTTGAGTTCATAATTGTTCGAACTGTGTAATCTCCAATTACAGACATTGGTAACCGACCCAAAGCAATTTGATTATAATTTAATTCGTGACGATCGTAGGTGGAAAGTTCATATTCTTCAGTCATTGATAAACAGTTTGTGGGGCAATACTCCACGCAATTACCACAAAATATACAGATTCCGAAATCAATACTATAATTAAGCAATCGTTTCTTTCTAATATCTGTTTCTAATCGCCAATCAACAACAGGTAGATCTATCGGACATACGCGAACACATActtcacaagcaatgcatttatcaaattcaaagtggATTCGCCCACGGAAACGCTCTGATGTGATCGATTTTTCATAAGGATATTGAATAGTTACAGGTAAACGATTTGCGTGAGATAAGGTAATCATGAAACTTTGACCAATGTATCTTGCAGCTCGTACTGTCTGTTGACCATAATTCATGAACCCAGTCACCATAGGAAACATATATCGTGAATATCCATGAAtaatttgatgtttctttctcttgcttgagaGAGGATAAGAATCTGGAATATCCTATTCTGTTATAGCGAAACAAGTTGGGAAGAAGTTGtcaataatagattaccgagaGCAATAGGTAAAAGAGATTTCCACCCAAGATTTAATAGTTGATCCATTCTCAGCCTAGGTAAAGTCCATCTTGTTGAGATAGGAATGAACAGGAACAAATAAGCTTTAGCTAATGTAATGAGGAGACTAATTGTTGTTCCAAAGACTtcactagttttatttatttcgaaAAGTTCAGTAATTGGTATATATGGAATAGGAAGATTCCACCCTCCCAAGTACAGAACTGTTACGAATAATGAAGAAACTAGTAAATTGAGGTAagaagcaacataaaataaaccaaatttgatacctGAATATTCAGTTTGATAACCTGCTACTAATTCCTCCTCGGCTTCCGGTAAATCAAAGGGCAATCTCTCGCATTCTGCTagtgaagaaattataaaaactatGAACCCTATAGGTTGACGCCAAAGATTCCACCcccaaaaaccatattttgacTGCGCCTCAACTATATCAACCGTACTTGAACTGTTAGATAATCATAGTCGATGATAACATCACTGTTCCCATCTCTATTccagaaccgtacatgagacCTCAGCTTCATACGGCTCCTCAATGGTCACGAATAAATCTAAGGTATGCTTCGGTATTACATCGGCATaccataggaaaaaagaaagatgaatcaaaatgctcataagTGAACTAGACCAGTGGGATTCTGTCCGCGAtaagataataacaaataaaaagtacacTTCTGAATCCATCTCATCCTTTATTCTTTTTGCTGAGTTTCTTGTTCAGTAATAACTTAACTCGATCTTTCCATAAGATACAATAAATAGTCAATCCATTTTTCCTtcctgttcttctcttctttctcagaaGGACTATACTATATAAATAAAGGATTACTTCGTTCCtgatagttatttttaaatcagtGGATAGGAGCTATACTCTGGATCGGGATCACGGGGAAGTACTTTTTGATCATTTCTACCAACTTCAAGCCCTCATTATGACTCCTTTTATGTAATGTCAAAATATCCGTTTGGATACGTTACATTATCTCCATTACTAATCTTTTGTGTACCTTGGTGTTCCTAACCGTCCACTCAGTTTTGGTGGATCCTCGGTATGGTAATAAATACAAGAGTAAAAATTCCATACAGTTGATCTTTTGCGCCCGCTTCAAGTCCTGATGGCTAATCGATACTTGGGGTAAACAGCTTCCGCTGCTTATGTTTAGCTCCACTTTACTCTCGTACGTAGGTAATGAGACTCGATCTTCTTACTGCGAATTCATAAGCAGTTTTGTTTCACTCATATAACTATCTGGTTTAGTTCATAGATCCCAgtgatgaataaaaaagagttctatctatatattcaatcaaccaacttctttcctagaaaaagcaaagaaagaggtAGGAGTGCGTATTCCAACGAATCACACGTAGAGATATTGATAACACACATGGAGTTAACGGTATTTCATAACTTATAGATTGAGCAGCAGCTCGTAAACCACCTGAAaaggaatatttattatttgatccATATCCGGACATAAGAAGTCCGATAGGGGCAATACTTGAAATAGCGATCCATAGAGAAACACCTATACTGAGATCGGTTAGTACAAGGTGATGGCCAAAGGGAATTACTGAATAACTCAGTAGAATTGATACGACCGCTACGGATGGGCCGACACTAAATAAACGAATATCTCCTCTAGATGGAAGAAGATCTTCTTTGAAAAGTAGTTTGACCCCATCCGCTAGAGCTTGAAGAATGCCCAGGGGGCCGGCATACTCAGGACCAATTCGTCGTTGTATCCCtgcagatatttttctttctagccACACAATTACTAATACCCCTATTGTGATTCCCAATACAAGAGTAACAATAGGTACAAGTAACCATATGAGCCCATAGGCCTCTTTTGAGGATTCCGatctgaaaaaagaattgatagCTTGTGCTTCTTCAATTATCATTTCAACGATCAACTTCTCCCATAATGATATCTATACTACCTAGTATTGTCATAATATCAGccaatttcattcttttaactaGCTGAGGAAGAATTTGCAAATTGATGAAACCGGGTGGACGTATTTTCCATCTCCAAGGAAAAACACTATTATCTCCTATCAGAAAAATACCTAATTCTCCCTTTGGGGCTTCTACTCTCACATAAAGTTCTTGTTTTGACAATTCAAAACTGGGAGAAGGCTTTTTACTAATGAATCGATATTCAAAGTCGTTCAATTCTGAATCTTTTGTTCCAGCAAAGCGTCggaattctaaattttcataaggTCCCCCCGGAATTCCTTCCAGAGCCTGTTGAATAATTTTGATGGATTCCGTCATTTCGCCAATTCTTACTAAATAACGAGCTAATGAGTCTCCTTCTTTTTGCCATTGGACTTCCCAATCGAATTCATCATAACACTCATACCGATCGACTTTACGAAGGTCCCATTGGATTCCGGAAGCTCGTAGCATTGGTCCTGATAAACCCCAATTTATGGCTTCCTCTCCCCCAATAAAACCTACCCCTTCAACTCGTTCCAAAAAGATGGGATTGCGCGTAATAAGCTTTTGATATTCAACAACTCCCGTTAAAAAATAATCGCAGAAATCTAAACATTTATCTATCCAGCCATGAGGTAAATCAGCAGCTACCCCCCGATACGGAAATAATTATGCATCATTCGCATACCTGTGGCAGCTTCGAATAGATCATATAACAATTCCCTCTCTctgaaaatatagaagaaaggagTCTGCGCACCGATATCGGCCATAAAAGGTCCAAGCCATAACAAATGCGAAGCTATACGACTCAACTCCAGCATAATTACCCTAATATAGCTGGCTCTTTTAGGTACTTGAATATTTCCCAATTCCTCAGGTGCATTAACGGTTATTGCCTCCGTGAACATAGTAGCTAAATAATCCCAACGTGTTACATAAGGTAGATATTGTATAATTGTTCGGTTTTCCgcaattttttccattcctctGTGTAAATAACCCAATATGGGTTCACAGTCGATAACATCTTCGCCATCTAGAGTAACAATGAGTCGAAGAACACCATGCATTGACGGGTGGTGAGGACCCATATTGACCACGAGGAGGTCTTTTCTTGCGTCTGGTACAGTCATATGTTTTTATTCTCCGATTccaattcattattccatttCTCCGATCCCAATTCATTATTCCATGAATTCCTGAAAATGAAACGAGGttcatccaaattcaagatctaatgAACCGAATAACTCAAACGAATTTCCAAACTAACCAGTTTTTGGTTCTCGAATACCCAATTGACCAATTAATTCCCTATAACGCACTcgatttttctttgataaataaaCCAGCAGTCGTTGGCGTTTCCCCAGAATTTTCCGCAGACCCCTCTGAGATAAATAGTCTCTTCTGTGCAGTTTCAAATGTGAAGTAAGTCTCTCTATCTTATTGGTAAAATTAAATACTTGGAATTCAACAgaaccccttttttcttcttgtggaataaCGGATATGGGCGAATTCTTTACCATACAAAtaaattcttctctttttttctttttgttcccacGGATATAAATCTTCCCAATCAAGAATAATaataccatttattttgttctggTGTACACAATAATCTGGATTGATTCATATATTACtcttttttctatcaaacaaatcaaaatgaatatgaataaataataacaataaatttattcaGATACAAAGGGATGGTATATTCCTGGGCTCACGAAAcagaatgaaagggaaagggacCTAAAAAGATTCTGTCGATTCATTCCTAGGTCCAATTGATAtgtgactgaatcttgtgtatcagagtctaactgactgaatcttgtgtatcagagtctaactgactgaatcttgtgtatcagagtctaacataaggtatgtatttatttgcatgttctcATATACCAGGCGCGTGATAAAGAGGGAAATTGATTGTAACATCAGCGAATTCCAAATTGCTTATACATATGGATCCTTGACATACTGAAACGACTCCCATTATTGGTATCAAACCAATAACGATTCATACAGGCTAAATCTTCTAATCGATGAGTGGGCCAAagaaacactttccattttagagAGTTATTTGTATCTGTATCAAAATGCTTATCCCTATTTACAAATTTCTCAAACCCCTGCGCATTAGTCTTAGCTCTATTGCAAAATACTGGATTCTTATTCACAAGGTTCCTATTTCGGTAATTGAAACGGCTTATAATTCTCAATTCTCTACGATGGCTAGGAGATAAAATATGTTCAGGAACAAGCAAATCATAATTATTATTGTCCCCATTCACACGCACTCCTCCGTGTCGTGCAATCGAGCCATTCAAGTCATTCttatcaatatgtttttttacctGGTATCCTCGATTAGTTTGGTACTGAACCTTATGGGTCAATGAAATAGCTATGGTTTGATACATAATCGAAATTCCATCCCATTTGATAGACAAACGAACCGGTTCAACAATAAATATTCCCCTTTTTATCAATTCTGGAAGAGACAAATCCTTATTAATCAGCATTACATCTAGACCCATTTCTCCTCTTTGAATAGAGGATATAGCAATTTCATTCGGATTCATAAGTCTAAGCAGTAGACAATATACCTTGATATTATTGGTCATTCTTTGATTGAAAGAATCACCCCATcggagttgaaaaagaaaatattttttcaaaaataagtctaGTTCCGCTTCCTTCTtgctcttgaatttctttttctttctgcgtTTCTTAATATCTGAACCCGCGGAATTTGCTCCaacatcttttttttggtttcttatatcAGATATAAGATTTCCTTGGTGCTGTCGTTCTTTCTCGTCCCGGT
It contains:
- the LOC126409512 gene encoding NAD(P)H-quinone oxidoreductase chain 4, chloroplastic-like — translated: MSDFYWLTIIVVLPISAGSLIALFPHRGNKVVRWYTICICLFELLLTTYVFCYHFKLDDPLIQLEEDFNWINIFDFHWRLGIDGLSIGPILLTGFITTLATSAAWPVTRNSRLFHFLMLAMYSGQIGSFSSRDLLLFFIMWELELIPVYLLLSMWGGKKRLYSATKFILYTAGGSIFLLMGVLGMGLYGSNEPTLNFETLANQSYPVALEIIFYLGFLIAYAVKSPIIPLHTWLPDTHGEAHYSTCMLLAGILLKMGAYGLVRVNMELLPHAHSIFSPWLMIVGTIQIIYAALTSLGQRNLKKRIAYSSVSHMGFIIIGISSITDAGLNGAILQIISHGFIGAALFFLAGTSYDRIRLRYLNEMGGIAILMPRIFTMFSSFSMASLALPGMSGFVAEFVIFLGIITSPKYLVMSKILITFVMAIGMILTPIYSLSMSRQMFYGYRLFNVPKSHFVDSGPREIFILMCILLPIIGIGIYPDFVLSLSVDKVETILSNYFHG